The proteins below are encoded in one region of Sulfolobus islandicus Y.N.15.51:
- a CDS encoding Rpp14/Pop5 family protein — translation MNSIQLIIDIILILWLLILTVLYLRKKSLNLNIVKNKKIVRAKRYIVFYVIAESKVKGDDLERVVRNSLKDLLGNVWLNIANPKVVTYREDTQEGIISTNRIGYKAVLASLPFAKEINGNKILIVPRRTTGSLKKAKKLIGLK, via the coding sequence ATGAACTCAATTCAACTAATAATTGACATTATATTAATATTATGGCTTCTCATATTAACTGTATTATATCTCAGAAAAAAGAGCTTAAACCTTAATATTGTGAAAAATAAGAAAATAGTAAGAGCTAAAAGATATATAGTGTTTTACGTTATTGCAGAATCCAAAGTAAAAGGTGATGATTTAGAGAGGGTTGTTCGTAACTCCTTGAAGGATCTATTAGGTAATGTATGGCTTAATATTGCAAATCCTAAAGTTGTTACATATAGAGAGGATACTCAAGAAGGGATTATATCTACTAATAGGATAGGCTATAAGGCTGTTTTAGCTAGTTTACCTTTTGCTAAGGAAATTAATGGTAACAAAATACTTATAGTTCCAAGAAGAACAACCGGAAGCTTAAAAAAGGCTAAAAAACTAATCGGATTAAAGTGA
- a CDS encoding PHP domain-containing protein, with product MLVVESCILNSRLFPYVKRLGYNMVFSEDGLVGIKRVTIKAENGNQLKKMLKKPFIERDVLVFVKPLSIDALKYAIINKRVNAVILADDNMRIFKKSMLNLLRYYDKFVEVSLKSSSGLLYNAIVFAYKWIPNIIFSSYASDFNEIWSPISKISYLTVLGADEEEAYKFVILNPIKLLNELNSTNN from the coding sequence TTGTTAGTAGTAGAATCATGCATTCTAAACTCTAGGCTGTTTCCTTACGTCAAAAGGTTAGGATATAACATGGTTTTTAGTGAAGATGGTTTGGTTGGTATAAAAAGGGTTACTATAAAAGCGGAAAATGGGAATCAACTGAAAAAGATGCTTAAGAAGCCTTTTATTGAGAGAGATGTATTAGTTTTTGTAAAACCTCTTTCAATAGATGCCTTAAAGTATGCTATTATCAACAAAAGGGTCAATGCCGTGATATTGGCTGATGATAATATGAGGATATTTAAGAAAAGTATGCTAAACCTATTAAGATATTATGACAAATTCGTTGAAGTTTCACTTAAATCTTCTAGCGGGTTATTATATAATGCTATAGTGTTTGCATATAAATGGATACCTAACATTATTTTCTCCTCATATGCAAGTGATTTTAACGAGATCTGGAGTCCAATCTCTAAAATAAGTTATTTGACCGTATTGGGAGCTGATGAAGAGGAAGCTTATAAGTTTGTTATATTAAATCCCATAAAGTTGTTGAATGAACTCAATTCAACTAATAATTGA
- a CDS encoding RNA-binding protein codes for MKVNQAILSVFIHETEDYNKIVNTIESFFSPLISSSKKNIATVQGHYGNKIVILEYRFDKKNGEQFFKMILDKIETTELMFILTTMDSHMNGSKLYLRFDKQYLVAERRLVLKEGDDVVKCMISFNTSLENIKEEIKKLVSSRIMHSKL; via the coding sequence ATGAAAGTAAATCAAGCAATACTTTCAGTTTTTATTCATGAGACAGAGGATTACAATAAAATAGTAAATACCATAGAGAGTTTTTTCTCTCCTCTTATCTCTAGCTCAAAGAAAAATATCGCAACTGTTCAAGGTCATTACGGTAATAAAATAGTTATATTGGAATATAGATTTGATAAGAAGAATGGAGAGCAATTTTTTAAAATGATATTAGATAAAATTGAAACTACGGAATTAATGTTTATTCTTACAACTATGGATTCCCATATGAATGGGAGTAAACTATATTTGAGATTCGATAAACAGTATTTGGTTGCAGAGCGTAGACTTGTTCTTAAAGAGGGTGATGATGTCGTTAAATGTATGATTTCGTTTAATACTTCTTTGGAGAATATAAAGGAGGAGATAAAGAAGCTTGTTAGTAGTAGAATCATGCATTCTAAACTCTAG
- a CDS encoding 50S ribosomal protein L15e codes for MTLSVYHYIENTWNSEEWKKGVLRQRFIEWRKEPSIVRLAKPTRLNRARSLGYKAKQGFVIVRVRVRRGGLNKPRPNKGRRPKRMGVYGYGPAKGYKWIAEERAARKYPNLEVLGSYYVGEDGLYKYYEIIMVDPSHPVIKNDPNYKWLQDPSNRNRVFRGLTSAGKKARGLRKSKGFKGTVKHKWSRKQKEREEKKRHEASKYYRLQRYDKIPGK; via the coding sequence ATGACATTATCAGTGTATCACTATATAGAGAACACATGGAATTCAGAAGAGTGGAAAAAAGGTGTATTAAGGCAGAGATTTATTGAATGGAGAAAAGAGCCTTCGATAGTTAGGTTAGCTAAACCAACTAGGCTAAATAGGGCTAGAAGTTTAGGCTACAAGGCTAAGCAAGGATTTGTTATAGTGAGAGTCAGAGTTAGGAGAGGAGGTCTTAATAAGCCTAGACCAAATAAGGGAAGAAGACCAAAAAGGATGGGTGTTTATGGTTATGGTCCAGCTAAAGGATATAAGTGGATAGCTGAGGAAAGGGCTGCAAGGAAATACCCCAATTTAGAGGTTCTTGGTAGTTATTATGTTGGAGAGGATGGTCTTTACAAGTATTATGAGATAATCATGGTGGATCCTTCTCATCCAGTAATAAAGAATGATCCTAATTATAAGTGGCTTCAAGATCCTAGCAATAGGAATAGAGTGTTTAGAGGTTTAACATCTGCAGGTAAGAAGGCTAGAGGATTGAGGAAATCTAAAGGGTTTAAAGGTACTGTAAAACATAAGTGGAGTAGGAAACAGAAAGAGAGAGAAGAGAAGAAGAGACATGAAGCGAGTAAGTATTATAGATTACAAAGGTATGATAAAATACCAGGAAAGTGA
- a CDS encoding redox-regulated ATPase YchF, whose product MITIGIIGKTNVGKSTFFAAATLKDVEIANRPFVTINPNEGIGYVRVRCVHTEFNVKCNPKNSICIDDYRFIPVKLIDVAGLIPGAHEGRGLGNKFLDDLRQADALIHVIDASGSTNEEGVPVEPGSRDPEEDIKFIENELNEWFYSIINKDWAKFARTIDLSGKDLVDALLSKLSGISVNRSHIIETLKATKLENLKLMQWTEQDLRALAKTLREISKPMVIAANKSDLPQARKNIKRLKEKYKWVIPTSAASEMALRKAAKAGIIAYIPGDNDFTILKPLNEKQKSALEYIRSSVLQVYGSTGVQEAINTATFDALNMIVTYPVEDEKKLTDRNGNVLPDAILLKKGSTPKDLANAIHTELAKGFLYAIDVKRKMRVGENYQLQNNDVIKIVSSTARPS is encoded by the coding sequence ATGATTACCATTGGAATTATAGGAAAGACCAATGTAGGTAAAAGTACGTTTTTTGCAGCAGCTACACTAAAAGATGTGGAAATAGCTAACAGACCATTTGTAACTATAAATCCAAATGAAGGTATAGGATATGTAAGAGTGAGATGTGTTCATACTGAATTTAATGTCAAATGTAATCCGAAGAATTCCATTTGCATAGATGATTATAGATTCATACCAGTAAAACTAATAGATGTAGCTGGATTAATACCTGGTGCTCATGAAGGAAGAGGATTAGGAAACAAGTTCCTAGATGATTTACGTCAAGCTGATGCACTAATACATGTAATTGACGCAAGTGGATCCACAAATGAAGAGGGTGTCCCAGTAGAGCCGGGGTCAAGAGACCCAGAAGAAGATATAAAGTTTATAGAAAATGAGCTCAATGAATGGTTTTATTCCATTATTAATAAAGACTGGGCTAAATTTGCAAGAACAATAGATTTGTCTGGAAAAGATCTAGTAGATGCCTTATTAAGTAAATTATCTGGAATATCTGTAAATAGATCACATATTATTGAAACTCTAAAAGCTACAAAATTGGAAAACCTAAAATTAATGCAATGGACAGAACAAGATTTAAGGGCATTAGCTAAAACTTTACGAGAAATAAGTAAACCTATGGTAATTGCTGCAAACAAGAGCGATTTACCACAAGCTAGAAAAAACATTAAGAGATTAAAAGAGAAATACAAGTGGGTTATTCCAACTAGTGCAGCATCAGAGATGGCTCTAAGGAAAGCAGCAAAGGCTGGAATAATAGCTTACATTCCAGGAGATAATGATTTTACCATACTTAAACCATTAAACGAGAAACAAAAGAGCGCTCTAGAATATATTAGAAGTAGTGTGCTACAAGTGTATGGAAGTACTGGAGTACAAGAAGCCATAAATACAGCAACATTTGATGCGTTGAACATGATCGTAACATATCCAGTAGAAGATGAGAAGAAACTGACTGACAGAAATGGAAACGTTTTACCGGACGCGATACTCCTAAAGAAAGGTTCTACTCCAAAAGATTTAGCTAACGCTATACATACGGAATTAGCAAAAGGTTTCTTATACGCTATTGATGTGAAGAGGAAAATGAGAGTTGGAGAGAATTATCAACTACAGAACAATGATGTAATAAAGATTGTGTCAAGTACCGCTAGACCTTCTTAA
- the spn gene encoding bifunctional sugar-1-phosphate nucleotidylyltransferase/acetyltransferase codes for MKAVVLAAGKGERLEPITHTRPKPFVPVLDTPLILRNIRIVKKYVNDVVIVINSNHKEYFKLIEGVSLVEQTEGKGTAAALLAVEKYLERDDEFLVIYGDLLFEKEAVEKIVNTNGEAILATESDDPKKYGVIVKDSENRLVRIVEKPENPPSKLINAGIYKLTYDIFSYIDKIGLSSRGELELTDAVNLIGNKVKVVTYNGIWLDIGRPWDLIEANKVLLDREKDRNLGVIEENVKIKGKAIIEHDVVIKSGTYIEGPVYIGKNSVIGPNAYIRPYSVIGSNVKVGAFNEIKESVIMENTKIPHLSYVGDSIICEDVNFGAGTITANLRFDEKEVKVNIKNERVGSGRKKLGAIVGAHVRTGINVSILPGVKIGAYAWIYPGAIVDRDVEKGEKFVPYYLRRSSGT; via the coding sequence TTGAAAGCAGTAGTGTTAGCAGCGGGTAAAGGAGAGAGATTAGAACCAATAACTCACACAAGACCTAAACCTTTTGTTCCTGTTCTTGATACTCCTTTAATTTTAAGAAATATTAGAATAGTTAAGAAATATGTTAATGATGTTGTAATTGTAATAAATTCAAATCATAAGGAATATTTTAAACTTATTGAAGGAGTTAGCCTAGTTGAGCAGACTGAAGGAAAAGGTACTGCGGCAGCTTTACTAGCAGTGGAAAAATATCTTGAGAGGGATGACGAATTTTTAGTTATATATGGGGATCTTCTTTTTGAAAAAGAAGCAGTAGAGAAAATAGTTAACACTAACGGAGAAGCAATTCTAGCTACAGAATCTGACGATCCTAAAAAATATGGCGTTATAGTTAAAGATTCGGAAAATAGACTAGTGAGAATAGTTGAAAAGCCCGAAAATCCTCCTTCGAAATTAATTAATGCAGGTATCTATAAGCTTACCTATGATATTTTCTCATATATAGACAAAATAGGTTTATCAAGCAGAGGTGAACTTGAGCTTACAGATGCTGTAAATCTTATCGGAAATAAGGTGAAGGTAGTTACATACAATGGGATATGGTTAGATATAGGAAGGCCTTGGGATTTAATAGAGGCTAATAAGGTCCTTTTAGATAGGGAGAAGGATAGAAATCTAGGTGTGATAGAGGAGAATGTCAAAATTAAAGGTAAGGCAATTATTGAACATGATGTTGTAATAAAATCTGGTACCTATATAGAGGGTCCCGTTTATATAGGCAAAAATTCTGTTATCGGACCCAATGCCTATATAAGGCCATATAGCGTGATAGGAAGTAACGTTAAGGTGGGTGCGTTCAATGAGATAAAGGAAAGTGTGATAATGGAAAATACAAAGATACCGCATTTAAGTTATGTCGGCGATAGTATAATCTGTGAAGATGTGAATTTTGGGGCAGGAACGATAACAGCTAATCTACGATTTGATGAAAAGGAAGTTAAAGTCAATATAAAAAATGAAAGGGTAGGCAGTGGAAGAAAGAAATTAGGTGCAATAGTAGGCGCTCATGTAAGAACTGGGATTAACGTATCCATATTACCTGGAGTAAAGATTGGTGCATATGCTTGGATTTATCCAGGTGCTATCGTAGATAGGGATGTTGAGAAAGGCGAGAAATTCGTTCCATACTACTTAAGAAGGTCTAGCGGTACTTGA
- a CDS encoding 30S ribosomal protein S3ae, translated as MSAKGGTIKDKWKMKKWYSIIAPKVFGEVSLGSTPAYDVTQTIGRRVETTLYDLTGDFSQVYVHLYFKIVSNEGDRLITRFVGHELSRDYLRSLIRRKSSKVNSVFDVTTKDGYVVRVKGLVLTTYKCHQSQKTAIRKIINETISKKASELTFDDFTQEVVFGRLANEIFEATKKIYPLRKAEIEKTKVLKVPENLGKQVESSSVSSG; from the coding sequence ATGTCAGCTAAAGGAGGGACAATCAAGGATAAGTGGAAAATGAAGAAATGGTATAGTATAATTGCACCTAAAGTTTTTGGAGAGGTTTCCTTAGGTTCTACACCAGCCTACGATGTGACTCAAACCATAGGGAGAAGAGTTGAGACGACTTTATATGATCTCACTGGTGATTTCAGCCAAGTTTACGTTCACTTATACTTTAAGATTGTAAGCAATGAAGGGGACAGATTGATTACGAGATTTGTTGGACATGAGCTCTCGAGAGATTACTTAAGATCATTAATTAGGAGAAAGAGCTCTAAAGTAAACAGCGTATTTGATGTTACTACTAAGGATGGCTATGTAGTAAGGGTTAAGGGATTAGTTCTAACTACGTATAAATGTCATCAATCTCAAAAAACTGCGATTAGAAAAATAATTAATGAGACCATATCCAAAAAAGCTAGTGAACTTACCTTTGATGATTTTACACAAGAGGTAGTATTTGGGAGACTGGCTAATGAAATATTTGAGGCAACAAAGAAGATATACCCACTAAGGAAGGCTGAAATAGAAAAAACTAAAGTGCTAAAAGTGCCAGAAAATTTAGGTAAACAAGTTGAAAGCAGTAGTGTTAGCAGCGGGTAA
- the trmJ gene encoding tRNA (cytidine-2'-O-)-methyltransferase TrmJ, with product MIRVVLVEPEGEYNIGFVARLCRNFSVDELYIVNPRANVSEAFKFSAGGKEFLEKAKIVNNFDEAINDVDIKIATSSIADNNGDILRKSIRPWELLSLIQGKKVALVFGRESVGLTREEIFKCDFLLYIPANPSYPVLNLSHAVGIVLYEIWKNRELLNNPQTSTISDQSIKLIDRYAEILYKMLKRSDDDYKMYIALKRTIIKGVKDEEEARVIVHFLRKLYTRIIHNEKEMNNVS from the coding sequence ATGATAAGGGTAGTTTTAGTAGAGCCTGAAGGTGAATATAACATTGGTTTTGTTGCCAGGTTATGTAGAAATTTTTCGGTTGATGAACTCTATATAGTTAATCCAAGGGCCAACGTTTCTGAGGCTTTCAAGTTTTCCGCTGGTGGGAAAGAATTTTTAGAGAAGGCTAAAATTGTGAACAACTTTGATGAGGCTATAAATGACGTCGATATTAAGATAGCTACTTCCAGTATAGCAGATAATAATGGAGATATTTTACGGAAATCTATAAGACCGTGGGAACTGCTGTCTTTAATTCAAGGTAAGAAAGTCGCATTGGTTTTTGGTAGAGAAAGCGTTGGCCTAACTAGAGAAGAGATATTTAAGTGTGATTTTCTCCTTTATATCCCAGCAAATCCTAGTTATCCCGTTCTTAATCTTTCTCATGCTGTTGGCATAGTATTATATGAAATTTGGAAAAATAGAGAATTATTGAATAATCCCCAGACTTCTACAATTTCTGATCAATCAATAAAATTAATAGATAGATATGCCGAAATTCTCTATAAAATGCTTAAAAGATCTGATGACGATTATAAGATGTATATAGCACTAAAGCGTACAATTATAAAGGGAGTAAAGGATGAGGAAGAGGCTAGGGTCATTGTGCATTTTTTGAGAAAACTTTATACCAGAATAATCCACAATGAAAAGGAGATGAATAATGTCAGCTAA
- a CDS encoding HemK2/MTQ2 family protein methyltransferase, whose translation MASVRIVEFRGFKLCLNDQTYEPSDDTDILLNLLKVGKGEKVLDMGSGSGILGIWSLIMGGKVMFVDINPYATTSTLCSLKVNNLYKSPNYLGVLNCDLLSCLRKYDFDVAIFNPPYLPVEEYNEWIGYSWSGGKDGSKVLVDFLKTVKANRIYTLYSSLSDEDRILYAINKERFKISQKYEKVIGYERLIGLELVKEDDKGSFSRA comes from the coding sequence TTGGCAAGTGTTAGAATTGTTGAATTCCGTGGATTTAAGTTATGTTTAAATGATCAGACGTATGAACCTTCTGATGATACCGATATTCTACTTAACCTACTAAAGGTAGGTAAAGGGGAAAAGGTCTTAGATATGGGATCTGGTTCTGGGATTTTAGGAATATGGTCTCTGATAATGGGAGGAAAGGTAATGTTTGTAGATATAAATCCATATGCGACGACATCTACATTATGTTCCTTAAAAGTTAATAATTTGTATAAAAGTCCAAATTATTTAGGTGTTCTTAATTGCGATTTGTTGTCTTGTCTTAGAAAGTATGATTTTGATGTAGCTATTTTTAACCCTCCCTATTTACCAGTGGAGGAGTATAATGAATGGATAGGGTATAGTTGGTCTGGTGGAAAGGATGGAAGTAAAGTTCTTGTTGATTTTTTAAAAACTGTAAAAGCTAATAGAATTTATACCCTATATTCTTCTTTAAGTGATGAAGATAGGATATTATATGCTATTAATAAGGAAAGATTCAAAATTTCACAGAAGTATGAGAAGGTTATTGGGTATGAGAGATTGATAGGATTGGAGTTGGTGAAGGAGGATGATAAGGGTAGTTTTAGTAGAGCCTGA
- a CDS encoding 16S ribosomal RNA methyltransferase A produces MSYVDTGIRPILEIGCGKGNITKFLEPDICIELDEKMTDYLKNYNLVIADARYLPILRGQLVSSLPYQITSDFFKEVVKLDNISKLILILQKDFVDKILNDPTYISFLLNYVFDIQTKDIIPPRCFSPRPKVYSIITVFNRVREYNDDVDSLISCISRYRNKTLKNASKLCGLSSDNNLKVREFKPWQVLELLNSVDLSYV; encoded by the coding sequence ATTTCATACGTGGATACTGGAATCAGACCTATTTTAGAGATTGGATGTGGAAAAGGAAATATTACTAAATTTTTAGAACCGGATATTTGTATTGAATTAGATGAGAAAATGACAGACTATTTGAAAAATTATAATCTTGTAATAGCAGATGCAAGATATTTGCCAATACTAAGGGGTCAATTAGTTTCTTCTCTACCTTACCAGATAACTTCAGATTTTTTCAAGGAGGTAGTTAAACTTGACAATATAAGTAAGCTTATACTGATTTTGCAAAAGGATTTTGTGGATAAGATTCTTAATGATCCTACATATATTTCTTTTTTGCTTAATTATGTGTTTGATATACAGACTAAAGACATAATTCCACCAAGATGTTTCAGTCCTCGTCCAAAAGTCTATTCAATTATTACAGTTTTTAATAGGGTAAGAGAATATAATGACGATGTTGATAGTTTAATTTCATGTATTAGTAGATATAGGAATAAAACTTTAAAAAATGCTTCTAAGTTGTGTGGGCTTAGTTCAGATAATAATTTGAAGGTGAGGGAATTTAAACCTTGGCAAGTGTTAGAATTGTTGAATTCCGTGGATTTAAGTTATGTTTAA
- a CDS encoding DUF655 domain-containing protein: protein MQRKRVVKERVVYVLDYMREGNPLDRHKFHRDRPLIQAVGEDYFLLLELTPLSYNLDFFPEDKIELDSNSSVKVDAHISYEDLTSVSKDNLPKILHKIVLEKEKVFVEIFNKAEPLTLKLHALELLPNIGKKTLRIILEERKKKPFESFKDIETRIGIKDVASILVERIIKEMQGGEKYYLFVYPLVSDENKRLEQQFIYVGYIEKLK from the coding sequence TTGCAAAGAAAAAGGGTAGTAAAGGAGCGAGTAGTGTATGTTTTAGATTATATGAGGGAAGGTAATCCATTAGATAGGCATAAGTTTCACAGGGATAGGCCTCTTATTCAAGCTGTAGGTGAGGATTACTTCTTATTGCTTGAACTCACTCCCCTATCTTATAATTTGGATTTCTTTCCCGAGGATAAGATTGAATTGGACTCAAATTCCAGTGTTAAGGTAGATGCTCATATTTCTTACGAGGATCTTACATCAGTATCTAAAGATAATTTGCCTAAGATCTTGCATAAAATAGTTTTAGAGAAAGAAAAAGTCTTCGTGGAGATTTTTAACAAGGCTGAGCCATTAACGTTAAAGCTTCATGCGTTGGAGTTATTGCCAAACATTGGTAAAAAGACTTTAAGAATAATTCTGGAGGAAAGAAAGAAAAAACCCTTTGAGAGTTTTAAAGATATAGAGACGCGTATAGGCATTAAGGATGTGGCTTCAATACTAGTAGAGAGGATAATAAAGGAGATGCAAGGTGGAGAGAAATACTATCTGTTTGTATATCCTCTTGTATCAGATGAAAATAAAAGATTAGAACAGCAATTCATTTACGTGGGTTATATTGAAAAGCTAAAGTAA
- a CDS encoding DNA-directed RNA polymerase subunit F, translating into MSSVYIVEEHYIPYSVAKKLLSDVIKSGSSSNLLQRTYDYLNSVEKCDAESAQKVVEELSSIISREDVRAVLASICPITPDEVRSILIMDSNRTYTSEDIQKIIDIIRKYIKS; encoded by the coding sequence TTGTCATCTGTATACATAGTTGAGGAGCACTATATTCCTTACTCAGTGGCAAAAAAATTACTAAGTGATGTAATTAAATCTGGGAGTTCATCTAATTTATTACAAAGGACTTATGATTATTTAAATAGTGTAGAGAAATGCGATGCTGAGTCCGCACAGAAGGTTGTTGAAGAGTTAAGCAGTATCATAAGTAGGGAAGATGTTAGAGCGGTTTTAGCTAGTATTTGCCCTATTACACCTGACGAGGTAAGGAGTATTTTGATAATGGACAGTAATAGGACATATACTTCTGAGGACATACAAAAAATAATTGATATAATTAGGAAATACATTAAGAGTTGA
- a CDS encoding 50S ribosomal protein L21e — MVKHSRGYRTRSRSLLRKSPRERGAVPSLSRLMVEYKEGDKVVIKINPSVHSGMPHRRYQGKVGKIIGKRGRAYLVSVTLGDKEKVIIVRPEHLVSFSSSG, encoded by the coding sequence ATGGTTAAACATTCGAGGGGTTATCGAACTAGATCAAGGAGTTTATTAAGAAAGAGTCCTAGAGAGAGGGGTGCAGTTCCATCTCTAAGCAGACTAATGGTTGAATATAAGGAAGGAGATAAGGTCGTAATAAAGATAAACCCATCAGTACATTCCGGTATGCCTCATAGACGGTATCAAGGTAAAGTAGGGAAAATTATTGGAAAAAGAGGTAGGGCATATTTAGTTTCGGTCACATTGGGCGATAAGGAAAAGGTAATAATTGTTAGGCCTGAACATTTGGTTTCTTTTAGTTCTAGTGGGTGA
- the ahcY gene encoding adenosylhomocysteinase has protein sequence MSYKIKDLSLASEGKKQIEWAERHMPTLMEIRKRFEAEKPLKGINISAVLHVTKETAALVKTLKIGGANVALAGSNPLSTQDDVAAALVEEGISVFAWKGENETEYYSNIESIVKIHEPNIVMDDGADLHAYIHEKVSSKLDIYGGTEETTTGVIRLKAMEKDGVLKYPLIAVNNAYTKYLFDNRYGTGQSAIDGILRATNILIAGKITVVAGYGWVGRGIANRLRGMGARVIVTEVDPIRALEAVMDGFDVMPIAEASKVGDIFVTATGNTKAIRVEHMLNMKDGAILSNAGHFNVEVDVKGLKETAVKVRNIRPYVDEYTLPNGKKVYLLADGRLVNLAAAEGHPSEVMDMSFANQALAVEYLVKNRGKLEKKVYNMPMELDYEVARIKLKSMGIQIDELTEEQKEYLEQWKSGT, from the coding sequence ATGAGCTACAAAATAAAAGACCTTTCTCTCGCAAGTGAGGGAAAAAAGCAAATAGAATGGGCAGAAAGACACATGCCAACATTGATGGAAATAAGGAAGAGATTTGAAGCTGAAAAACCACTAAAAGGTATTAACATATCAGCAGTACTTCACGTTACCAAGGAAACAGCAGCACTAGTTAAAACCCTTAAAATAGGTGGAGCTAACGTTGCTTTAGCTGGAAGTAATCCCCTTTCAACTCAAGATGATGTAGCAGCAGCCTTAGTAGAGGAAGGAATCTCAGTATTCGCATGGAAAGGAGAAAATGAGACAGAATATTATTCCAATATTGAAAGTATTGTAAAGATTCACGAGCCAAATATTGTAATGGATGATGGTGCTGATTTACACGCTTACATTCATGAAAAGGTAAGTTCTAAACTTGATATTTATGGCGGAACTGAAGAAACCACAACTGGTGTTATTAGACTTAAGGCAATGGAGAAGGACGGTGTCCTTAAGTATCCTCTCATCGCAGTAAACAACGCATATACCAAGTACCTTTTCGATAACAGATATGGAACTGGACAAAGTGCCATAGATGGAATACTTAGGGCTACAAACATTCTAATTGCAGGTAAAATCACAGTTGTAGCTGGATATGGATGGGTAGGTAGGGGAATAGCTAATAGATTAAGAGGAATGGGTGCTAGAGTCATAGTAACTGAAGTAGATCCAATAAGAGCGCTTGAAGCAGTAATGGATGGCTTTGACGTTATGCCTATTGCAGAGGCCTCAAAGGTCGGTGACATATTCGTAACAGCTACTGGAAATACAAAGGCTATAAGAGTAGAGCATATGCTCAATATGAAAGATGGTGCAATCTTATCTAATGCAGGACACTTTAACGTAGAGGTGGACGTAAAAGGGTTAAAGGAGACTGCAGTTAAGGTAAGAAACATAAGACCTTATGTTGATGAGTATACTTTACCTAACGGTAAGAAAGTGTACTTACTAGCAGATGGTAGGTTAGTAAATTTAGCTGCAGCAGAGGGTCATCCTAGCGAAGTAATGGATATGAGCTTTGCAAATCAAGCTTTAGCCGTAGAATACCTAGTTAAGAATAGAGGAAAATTAGAGAAGAAAGTGTATAATATGCCAATGGAATTGGATTACGAAGTGGCTAGAATAAAGTTGAAATCCATGGGTATTCAAATTGACGAGTTGACGGAGGAGCAAAAAGAGTACTTGGAACAATGGAAATCAGGGACCTAA